The following coding sequences lie in one Odocoileus virginianus isolate 20LAN1187 ecotype Illinois chromosome 13, Ovbor_1.2, whole genome shotgun sequence genomic window:
- the LOC110138122 gene encoding uncharacterized protein, translated as MADNLESSMFPMQKGSLNLLRQKWESSDYQKSEYSPRDSRCRLFQPQENKLLEPEEEVASTPGPPDPPNLLRSVREEILSAEPEEKCPEDKSDYSGDYGQLEVLKEDSLSGRHRIERFSIALDELRSVFEAPRSGNRQAGPAEYSRKLVDQIYAQVIDVSRKTVELPEASGGLLSELAHLVSILYKPKSSQNKPDYNVLKYTSTLDGRNCRLTFAKIFMAQIITMV; from the exons GACAACCTGGAATcatccatgttcccaatgcagaaGGGCTCTCTGAACCTCCTGCGGCAGAAATGGGAATCCAGCGATTACCAGAAAAGCGAATATAGTCCCAGAGACAGTCGTTGCAGGCTTTTCCAGCCTCAAGAAAACAAATTGCTTGAACCTGAAGAAGAGGTAGCATCAACACCCGGACCTCCAGATCCTCCAAATCTGCTTCGAAGTGTCAGAGAAGAGATATTGAGTGCAGAGCCTGAAGAGAAGTGTCCTGAGGACAAGAGTGACTACTCTGGAGACTATGGTCAGCTGGAAGTGCTGAAGGAGGATTCCCTGAGTGGTCGGCACAGGATTGAACGGTTCTCCATTGCCCTTGATGAGCTGAGGAGTGTGTTTGAAGCTCCAAGGAGTGGAAACAGACAAGCTGGACCAGCTGAGTACAGCCGGAAG TTGGTTGACCAGATTTATGCTCAGGTCATAGACGTATCAAGAAAGACAGTGGAACTTCCTGAGGCCTCTGGAGGTCTCCTCTCAGAGCTTGCACATCTCGTCTCCATATTGTATAAGCCAAAATCATCACAAAACAAGCCAGATTATAATGTGTTGAAATATACTTCAACTCTTGATGGAAGGAATTGCAGACTCACATTTgcaaagatcttcatggcccagataatcacaatggtatga